In Ancylothrix sp. D3o, the following proteins share a genomic window:
- a CDS encoding hemerythrin domain-containing protein: MPVTLEDTKRQAIGTKLADIKALQNLLISIEEMLLSALTDSDLSDRLRNMLEDDRKNLGVLDTVIVQYGVKGQPKETTEKMVGEIQKLMQGSELTLFEKFAQLELLKHKQTMSGLLIHKAAQVVGADVEAAITPLNTVNFENRSHQEQLKAFLEILGVRELTGQNPDQGIWARVQDAMAALTGVAGSVITRTKDDMNILEIIRMDHTKVNTLFMQVQGTNDAAKIQEYFGQIFKDLSAHAQAEEEVVYPAIRSYYKRTEDLYSDQAEMKQMLTQIQSLSPSSPNFKENVKRLMDAVMSHVRQEENEMFPKITENFSEKQQEEMATQFKTAKSKFQDKMAANLK; this comes from the coding sequence ATGCCAGTTACTCTTGAGGATACTAAGCGTCAGGCTATCGGTACAAAGTTGGCAGATATTAAGGCTCTGCAAAATCTGCTGATTTCTATCGAAGAAATGCTGCTGTCTGCTCTTACGGATTCTGATCTCAGCGACCGGCTGCGGAATATGCTGGAAGATGACCGTAAAAATTTGGGTGTTCTTGACACTGTGATTGTTCAATATGGTGTGAAGGGCCAACCGAAAGAAACCACCGAAAAAATGGTGGGAGAAATTCAGAAGTTGATGCAAGGTTCGGAGTTGACTCTCTTTGAAAAGTTTGCTCAATTAGAATTGCTGAAACATAAGCAAACAATGAGCGGTTTGCTGATTCACAAAGCTGCTCAGGTGGTTGGTGCTGATGTGGAAGCTGCGATTACTCCTCTTAATACCGTTAATTTTGAAAACCGCTCTCACCAAGAACAATTGAAGGCGTTTTTGGAAATTTTGGGTGTGCGTGAATTGACCGGCCAAAATCCTGATCAAGGTATTTGGGCTCGTGTTCAAGATGCGATGGCTGCTTTGACTGGGGTAGCTGGAAGTGTGATTACCCGCACCAAGGATGACATGAATATCCTGGAAATCATCCGTATGGATCACACCAAAGTTAATACCTTGTTCATGCAAGTTCAAGGCACCAATGATGCGGCTAAAATTCAAGAGTATTTTGGCCAAATTTTCAAAGATTTGAGTGCTCACGCGCAAGCCGAAGAAGAAGTGGTTTATCCTGCAATTCGTTCCTACTACAAACGGACGGAAGATTTGTATAGCGATCAAGCTGAAATGAAGCAAATGCTAACACAAATTCAGTCTTTGTCGCCGTCTTCTCCGAATTTCAAGGAAAATGTTAAGCGCTTGATGGATGCGGTGATGTCTCACGTTCGTCAAGAAGAAAACGAAATGTTCCCCAAAATTACTGAGAACTTCAGCGAGAAACAACAAGAAGAAATGGCAACTCAGTTTAAGACTGCCAAGAGCAAGTTCCAAGATAAAATGGCTGCTAATTTGAAGTAA